A stretch of the Thiomicrorhabdus xiamenensis genome encodes the following:
- the fliJ gene encoding flagellar export protein FliJ, giving the protein MASNLQRWHKLVELAEIEMDNAGKTVAYMQEQFQNAQQQLESLKAYTDEYAQAPTAKVAMGVIELRTHQAFGEKLHQAIAAQTQQVTEKQEMVEKALDAWREKRARLKALQSLYDKKQKQMDSRLSRQEQKMLDELASQQAFQNSHSHH; this is encoded by the coding sequence ATGGCGAGTAATTTGCAGCGATGGCATAAACTGGTTGAGTTGGCGGAAATCGAAATGGATAACGCCGGTAAAACCGTCGCCTATATGCAGGAACAATTCCAGAATGCCCAGCAGCAGTTAGAGTCGCTAAAGGCCTATACCGATGAGTATGCTCAGGCGCCGACAGCTAAAGTGGCGATGGGCGTGATCGAGTTACGTACGCATCAGGCTTTCGGCGAAAAGTTGCATCAGGCTATTGCCGCGCAGACTCAGCAGGTGACTGAAAAACAGGAAATGGTTGAAAAGGCGTTGGATGCCTGGCGCGAAAAAAGAGCGCGGTTAAAAGCCTTGCAATCGTTGTATGACAAAAAACAGAAACAGATGGATTCCCGTCTTAGTCGTCAAGAACAGAAAATGCTTGATGAACTTGCTTCCCAGCAAGCCTTCCAAAACTCCCACTCTCATCACTAA
- a CDS encoding FliH/SctL family protein, with amino-acid sequence MSGSHDDAQNAKQLVQPLIQGQLISEEELSAKVPREAITPWSLSDFEEVEQEQEALKQQTIMQEVERKIQPELQKRSEILQKEVYDSAYQEGYEAGFKVGQEEGLATGKSQAYSETREFLFPKIETATRLLQSLQAPQQQMRQKLFDEIVAFSSFLAEQLLNEHLPKNTEWLNQVVQESIQALPESDETIEVFLNPDDLAFLEEIQPQWGQQWRLSADPKIRPGSCLVKQNDSSVHNCWQKRFVSLQEQLAANAKMLNDQEISAESGEDSLDSMPWDGEALSAEEIESESQGSGEIDSELSAPATAADSEVQNWEDEDVERSSGQSANVT; translated from the coding sequence ATGTCCGGTTCTCATGATGACGCCCAGAATGCCAAGCAACTTGTGCAGCCTCTGATACAGGGACAGTTGATCTCCGAAGAGGAGTTGTCTGCCAAGGTTCCGAGAGAGGCAATAACCCCTTGGTCTCTGAGCGACTTTGAAGAAGTTGAACAGGAGCAGGAAGCGCTCAAACAGCAAACGATCATGCAGGAGGTTGAACGCAAGATTCAGCCGGAATTGCAGAAGCGCAGTGAGATTTTGCAAAAAGAGGTTTACGATTCGGCTTACCAGGAAGGGTATGAAGCCGGATTTAAAGTCGGTCAGGAAGAAGGATTGGCAACCGGTAAATCGCAGGCCTATTCGGAAACACGAGAATTTCTTTTCCCAAAAATCGAAACGGCGACCCGTCTTCTGCAAAGTCTGCAGGCGCCTCAGCAACAGATGCGGCAGAAACTTTTTGATGAAATTGTCGCATTTTCCTCATTCCTTGCCGAGCAGTTACTTAACGAACACTTACCGAAAAATACCGAATGGCTGAATCAAGTTGTTCAAGAGTCGATTCAGGCGCTTCCGGAGTCGGATGAGACGATCGAGGTTTTTTTGAACCCGGACGATTTGGCGTTTCTTGAAGAGATTCAACCGCAGTGGGGGCAGCAATGGCGACTCAGTGCGGATCCCAAGATCCGCCCGGGAAGTTGTCTGGTCAAACAGAACGACAGTTCCGTGCATAACTGTTGGCAGAAGCGTTTTGTCAGTCTGCAGGAGCAGCTGGCCGCCAATGCCAAAATGCTGAATGATCAAGAGATTTCCGCTGAATCCGGCGAAGATTCTCTCGATAGTATGCCGTGGGATGGTGAAGCCTTGTCAGCCGAAGAAATCGAGTCTGAAAGTCAGGGGAGCGGCGAGATTGATTCGGAGCTCTCTGCACCGGCGACTGCAGCGGATTCGGAGGTTCAGAACTGGGAGGATGAGGATGTCGAAAGATCGTCTGGACAATCCGCAAACGTCACCTAA
- the fliI gene encoding flagellar protein export ATPase FliI — protein sequence MHWQKPSLQVAGRLVRMVGMTLEVVGTYAAIGSRCQIFNGNEPPVEAEVVGFHNDRLYLMAIGSIHGLAPNAKVVPVEGGIKVGVGPALLGRVVDGSAKPLDGKGPIKVERYVSLSGKKINPLSRRPISEPLDVGIKAINALLTLGQGQRVGLMAGTGVGKSVLLGMMTRFTNADVVVVGLVGERGREVNDFVRNNLGEEGLKRSVVVATPADDPPLMRLHGAMLATSIAEYFRDQGKNVLLLMDSLTRFAQAQREIALAVGEPPASKGYPPSVFAKLPQLVERAGNGSTGGGSITAIYTVLAEGDDQSDPVVDSARGVLDGHIVLSREVADSGRYPAIDIESSVSRVMVEIVSDDQIAMARRFKQLYSAYQQNQDLIHVGAYRRGSDTLIDESIDKQEALNGFLAQAIKEQYPFEHSLNALKRALG from the coding sequence ATGCACTGGCAAAAACCTTCCTTACAGGTCGCCGGACGTCTGGTTCGTATGGTCGGAATGACGCTGGAAGTCGTCGGCACCTATGCGGCTATCGGATCCCGCTGTCAGATTTTTAACGGTAACGAACCTCCGGTCGAGGCCGAAGTCGTCGGCTTTCATAACGACCGTCTGTATTTAATGGCGATCGGCAGTATTCACGGCCTCGCACCGAATGCCAAGGTTGTGCCGGTCGAGGGCGGTATTAAAGTCGGAGTCGGGCCGGCGCTTCTCGGTCGGGTTGTGGACGGTTCTGCCAAGCCTTTGGACGGTAAAGGCCCTATCAAAGTCGAGCGTTACGTCTCGTTGAGCGGTAAGAAGATCAATCCTTTGAGCCGGCGTCCTATCTCCGAACCGCTGGATGTCGGTATTAAAGCGATTAACGCGCTTTTAACTCTTGGGCAGGGGCAAAGGGTCGGTCTGATGGCTGGTACCGGTGTCGGTAAAAGTGTTCTGCTCGGTATGATGACGCGTTTTACCAATGCGGATGTAGTCGTAGTCGGTCTGGTCGGCGAAAGGGGACGTGAAGTTAACGATTTCGTTCGTAACAACCTTGGTGAAGAAGGGCTTAAACGATCCGTCGTGGTCGCCACTCCGGCCGATGATCCGCCGTTGATGCGTTTACATGGGGCTATGCTGGCGACTTCGATTGCCGAGTATTTTCGGGATCAGGGAAAAAACGTCTTGTTGCTGATGGATTCGCTTACCCGATTTGCCCAAGCTCAGAGGGAGATTGCGTTGGCCGTAGGGGAACCTCCTGCCAGCAAAGGGTATCCGCCATCGGTATTTGCCAAGCTGCCGCAACTGGTCGAAAGAGCCGGCAATGGCAGTACCGGCGGTGGTTCGATTACCGCCATCTATACGGTGCTGGCGGAAGGGGATGATCAGTCTGATCCCGTTGTGGATTCGGCTCGAGGCGTGCTGGACGGACATATCGTTTTATCGCGGGAAGTTGCCGATAGTGGACGTTACCCGGCCATTGATATCGAATCTTCCGTCAGTCGCGTTATGGTTGAAATTGTTTCAGATGACCAGATCGCGATGGCGAGAAGATTCAAGCAGTTGTATTCCGCCTACCAGCAGAATCAGGATCTGATTCATGTCGGAGCCTATAGACGGGGATCCGATACGCTGATTGACGAGTCGATCGATAAGCAGGAAGCTTTGAATGGATTCCTTGCGCAAGCGATTAAAGAGCAGTATCCGTTTGAGCACTCATTGAATGCGCTTAAGCGTGCTTTGGGCTGA